Proteins from a genomic interval of Niabella soli DSM 19437:
- a CDS encoding MFS transporter has protein sequence MQQAIGKYRWTICALLFFATTVNYLDRQVLSLLAPQLSHEFGWSNSDYGDITAVFQFVYAISMLFAGRLVDKLGTKWGYAWALIIWSIGAIMHAESINVGTGLQSMLGWAGLAAVPVSIIGFMAARAVLGFGESGNFPAAIKATAEYFPKKERSLATGIFNSGSNVGAILAPLTVPWIAKNWGWYTAFLFIGAIGFIWLLFWFYFYDTPAKQKRLSPEELAYIQSDEDVKVDQNESSQEATKVPWFKLLGYKQTWSFAVGKFLTDGVWWFYLFWLPKYLEAQYNIKGTELALPLFVLYSMTMVGSIGGGWFPVYFIRKGYQAYDGRMKAMLLIAVFPLVVLLAQPLGHMGSYWMPVLLIGIGASAHQAWSANIFTTVSDMFPKKSVASVTGIGGMAGGMGGVLISLIAGKLFDYYHALGHIETGYSILFTFCALAYLIAWVIMKALVPKYKPITDL, from the coding sequence ATGCAGCAAGCCATAGGAAAATACAGGTGGACCATTTGCGCCTTATTGTTTTTTGCGACAACAGTAAATTATTTGGACCGGCAGGTGTTAAGTTTATTAGCGCCACAGCTATCGCATGAGTTTGGATGGTCCAACAGTGATTATGGAGATATTACAGCGGTTTTCCAGTTTGTATATGCTATTTCAATGCTGTTTGCGGGAAGGCTGGTGGATAAACTCGGCACAAAATGGGGCTATGCATGGGCGCTGATCATATGGTCTATCGGCGCTATTATGCATGCGGAATCTATAAATGTTGGTACAGGGTTGCAATCGATGCTGGGATGGGCAGGCCTGGCTGCGGTACCAGTATCGATCATTGGTTTTATGGCCGCACGTGCCGTATTAGGATTCGGGGAGTCCGGTAACTTTCCCGCCGCTATTAAAGCCACCGCAGAATACTTTCCAAAGAAGGAGCGTTCCCTGGCTACCGGTATTTTTAATTCCGGCTCCAATGTGGGTGCTATTTTAGCGCCGTTGACGGTGCCCTGGATTGCAAAGAACTGGGGTTGGTACACTGCTTTCTTATTTATCGGTGCAATCGGCTTTATCTGGTTACTTTTTTGGTTTTATTTTTATGATACGCCGGCAAAGCAAAAAAGACTTTCTCCGGAAGAACTGGCCTATATCCAAAGTGATGAAGACGTAAAAGTAGACCAGAACGAAAGTTCGCAGGAAGCAACCAAAGTTCCCTGGTTTAAATTGCTGGGATACAAGCAAACCTGGTCTTTCGCCGTGGGCAAATTTCTTACAGACGGGGTATGGTGGTTTTATTTATTCTGGTTGCCTAAATACCTGGAAGCGCAGTATAATATTAAAGGCACCGAACTGGCATTGCCGCTGTTTGTTCTGTACAGCATGACTATGGTAGGCAGCATAGGGGGCGGATGGTTCCCGGTGTATTTTATACGCAAAGGATATCAGGCCTATGATGGCCGTATGAAGGCGATGTTGCTCATTGCGGTCTTCCCATTAGTGGTATTGCTGGCGCAACCCCTGGGGCATATGGGCAGCTACTGGATGCCGGTATTGCTGATCGGCATCGGAGCTTCAGCGCACCAGGCCTGGAGCGCCAATATCTTTACTACGGTTTCTGATATGTTCCCTAAAAAAAGCGTGGCATCCGTTACCGGCATTGGCGGTATGGCTGGTGGCATGGGCGGCGTGTTGATTTCGCTAATAGCCGGAAAATTATTTGATTACTACCATGCGCTGGGTCATATAGAAACCGGATACTCTATCCTGTTTACCTTTTGTGCATTGGCTTATCTGATAGCCTGGGTCATTATGAAAGCGCTGGTGCCAAAGTATAAGCCCATTACTGATTTGTAA
- a CDS encoding cupin domain-containing protein: MTQPVFCNDALIEWTDLGEGVKRKIMTWDERIMIVKVAFEKGSIGTVHQHIHTQMTFIESGRFEVEIDGQKQLLSKGDVFRIPANALHGVVCMEAGVLIDAFSPIREDFLTS; this comes from the coding sequence ATGACACAACCTGTTTTTTGTAACGACGCATTAATAGAATGGACCGATTTAGGCGAAGGCGTGAAAAGAAAAATAATGACCTGGGATGAACGCATTATGATCGTGAAAGTAGCATTTGAAAAGGGGAGTATCGGAACGGTACATCAGCACATCCACACCCAGATGACCTTTATTGAAAGTGGGCGTTTTGAAGTGGAAATTGACGGGCAGAAACAGTTGCTTTCAAAGGGCGATGTATTCCGTATTCCCGCCAATGCCCTGCACGGCGTGGTTTGTATGGAAGCCGGTGTTTTAATTGATGCGTTCAGTCCCATCCGGGAGGACTTTTTGACCTCCTAG
- a CDS encoding glycoside hydrolase family 2 protein, producing the protein MKQRFLLLYLACLIGYYGTGQDVYELNSGWKCYQASELAATPEQLSQNSYAIDSWMPAVVPGTVLTTLLENKKIPDPFYGMNNNKIPDIYNVGKARYTYWFCKDFKEAIPSGDGQVWLNFRGINYSCEIYLNGKKVNKQTFKGMFLRQRYNITRLLNKSGNNRLAVIVYPPDAVGNPNGGQGGDGTIAKNVTHQYVAGWDWIQPVRDRNTGIWDKVTIEKTKAVIIVDPFVRTEVPGIRKPAGAQAPAFIHTSATLENASAATVSGILKYEINHQQVRQRVTLKPFEKKEMQLPVIEIKNPRLWWPNTYGPQNLYPAAFSFIKSNNEISDSRNVAVGIREVKNIWNNHTRSMEVRVNGQPVFIRGGNWIVSDELLRFSKERYDAEIRLHRDMGLNLIRVWGGALTERPEFYEACDRYGFLVMQDFWGSGDCNGRWMDPKKLEDQWTRRNYPDDHSLFIESAADMIRMIRNHPSLAIWCGGNEIVLAPDLFHALKDSLMPKLDGTRWFIDYSNSDSMSYNAIGNNGDGPYGIQTLPYFWNYRTWPFNSEIGSVGMGDFASLKRFIPENNLVIPSEKTGSETVNDSVWTYHKYIGYGKFIEAYGAPKNLEDFANKAQLVNYDQYRTLMEGFIGHQWDWYTGLIIWKTQNPWTALRGQMYDYYLDPNACLYGLHTANQPLHGMFSFGDSSIYIANNTWEKKDNLMLVVKAFSMEGKEHLITQVFCEAIPQNTKRILSVKAAIKAMGKNEGMFLTIQLLDMSKTIIDENTYWLPDQSGNYSGLNKMPAAPLNIQCKKAGAGKLEVQLQNPENAPLAFFNRLSVVDPKTGKRLLPSFYSDNYVTVLPGARKLIHIDYPKGPQAVAVSVAGWNVKEQLISIN; encoded by the coding sequence ATGAAACAGCGTTTTTTACTGCTTTACCTTGCCTGCCTGATTGGTTATTATGGAACGGGCCAGGATGTATATGAATTAAATAGCGGATGGAAATGTTATCAAGCCTCCGAACTTGCTGCAACACCCGAACAACTATCTCAAAACTCCTACGCTATCGATTCCTGGATGCCTGCTGTTGTTCCGGGAACGGTGCTCACCACTTTGCTGGAAAACAAAAAGATCCCCGACCCTTTTTACGGGATGAACAATAATAAAATTCCGGATATCTATAATGTAGGGAAGGCCCGGTATACTTATTGGTTCTGTAAAGATTTTAAGGAAGCGATTCCTTCTGGTGACGGACAGGTGTGGTTGAATTTCCGGGGGATCAATTATAGTTGTGAAATTTACCTCAATGGAAAAAAAGTAAACAAGCAAACCTTTAAAGGCATGTTCCTGCGGCAGCGTTATAATATCACAAGGCTTTTAAATAAATCCGGGAACAACCGCCTGGCCGTGATCGTATATCCGCCGGATGCTGTGGGCAATCCTAATGGGGGCCAGGGAGGTGATGGCACGATTGCCAAAAATGTAACGCATCAATATGTTGCCGGGTGGGATTGGATCCAGCCCGTCCGTGACCGGAATACCGGTATCTGGGATAAGGTAACCATTGAGAAAACAAAGGCAGTTATTATTGTCGATCCTTTTGTAAGAACAGAAGTACCCGGCATCCGGAAGCCGGCAGGCGCGCAGGCTCCCGCCTTCATACATACGAGTGCCACCCTTGAAAATGCCAGCGCTGCAACCGTTTCCGGCATTTTAAAATATGAGATCAATCATCAGCAGGTGCGTCAGCGCGTTACCTTAAAGCCCTTTGAAAAAAAGGAAATGCAGCTTCCGGTGATCGAAATTAAAAATCCCAGACTCTGGTGGCCGAATACATATGGCCCTCAAAATCTTTATCCGGCAGCTTTTTCATTTATCAAATCCAATAATGAAATTTCAGATAGCCGCAATGTAGCAGTGGGTATCCGGGAAGTGAAGAATATATGGAACAATCACACACGCAGTATGGAAGTGCGGGTAAATGGTCAGCCGGTTTTTATAAGAGGAGGCAACTGGATCGTATCCGACGAACTGCTGCGGTTTAGTAAGGAGCGATACGATGCCGAGATCCGGTTGCACCGGGATATGGGGCTGAACCTGATCCGGGTTTGGGGCGGCGCCTTAACCGAACGCCCGGAGTTTTATGAAGCCTGTGATCGCTATGGCTTTTTGGTAATGCAGGACTTTTGGGGCTCGGGTGATTGTAATGGCCGTTGGATGGACCCCAAAAAACTGGAGGACCAATGGACACGGCGTAATTACCCCGATGATCATTCGCTGTTTATTGAATCCGCAGCGGACATGATCAGGATGATCCGCAATCATCCTTCACTGGCCATTTGGTGCGGAGGCAATGAAATAGTGCTGGCTCCGGATCTTTTTCATGCGTTGAAGGATTCTTTAATGCCCAAACTGGACGGCACCCGCTGGTTTATCGATTACTCCAACTCCGACAGCATGTCGTACAACGCCATCGGCAATAATGGCGACGGACCTTACGGGATACAGACGCTGCCTTATTTCTGGAACTATCGCACCTGGCCGTTTAATTCCGAAATCGGCTCTGTGGGAATGGGTGATTTTGCTTCTTTAAAAAGATTTATTCCTGAGAACAACCTCGTGATACCTTCCGAAAAAACAGGATCGGAAACCGTAAATGATTCGGTATGGACCTATCATAAATACATTGGCTATGGCAAATTTATTGAAGCCTATGGCGCGCCAAAAAACCTGGAAGATTTTGCCAATAAAGCGCAGTTGGTCAATTATGATCAGTACCGCACGCTGATGGAAGGGTTTATCGGTCATCAGTGGGATTGGTATACCGGTCTCATCATCTGGAAAACACAAAACCCCTGGACGGCCTTGCGGGGGCAGATGTATGATTATTACCTGGATCCCAATGCCTGCCTGTATGGATTGCATACCGCGAACCAGCCGCTGCACGGTATGTTCAGCTTTGGCGATAGCTCCATTTACATCGCCAATAATACCTGGGAGAAAAAAGATAACCTGATGCTGGTGGTAAAAGCATTCAGCATGGAGGGAAAAGAACATTTGATCACACAGGTCTTTTGCGAGGCCATTCCGCAAAATACAAAACGGATCCTATCTGTAAAAGCAGCCATTAAAGCAATGGGTAAAAATGAGGGAATGTTCCTGACGATTCAGTTGCTGGATATGAGCAAGACGATTATTGATGAGAACACCTACTGGCTGCCTGACCAGAGTGGTAACTACTCCGGGCTTAATAAAATGCCTGCGGCGCCCTTAAATATTCAGTGTAAGAAAGCCGGAGCGGGTAAGCTTGAGGTACAGCTTCAAAATCCTGAGAACGCGCCCCTGGCTTTTTTCAATCGGCTTTCAGTTGTTGATCCCAAAACGGGTAAGCGGTTACTGCCTTCGTTTTATAGCGATAATTATGTAACGGTGTTGCCGGGCGCCCGGAAGCTGATTCATATTGATTATCCGAAAGGCCCCCAAGCAGTAGCGGTATCCGTAGCGGGATGGAATGTAAAGGAGCAGTTGATCAGTATAAACTGA
- a CDS encoding NAD(P)H-dependent oxidoreductase: protein MHAAIIFNHPYEGSYCNAVLKAVIKGLARAQCTTDLIHLDKEGFNPVMTADDLRAFKQRQPVDSQVIGYKKRLDQADHLIFIFPIWWELMPALTKGFIDKVIFPGVAYEYSAGGYRMLPLFKKIKSVTVITTMNTPGLLYRLVFGNAIRKAVITGTFWKMGYKNRKWINLSMVKSTSDKKRKQWLIQLEKRFSVLN, encoded by the coding sequence ATGCACGCAGCCATTATTTTCAACCACCCTTATGAAGGCAGTTATTGCAACGCCGTTCTGAAAGCAGTTATAAAAGGACTGGCCCGCGCCCAATGCACAACCGACCTGATCCACCTGGATAAGGAAGGGTTTAACCCTGTTATGACGGCAGACGACCTTCGGGCATTTAAACAGCGGCAGCCTGTTGACTCCCAGGTCATCGGATACAAAAAAAGGCTGGACCAGGCAGATCATCTGATCTTTATCTTTCCGATATGGTGGGAGCTGATGCCTGCCTTGACAAAAGGGTTTATTGACAAAGTCATTTTCCCGGGAGTGGCTTATGAATATAGTGCAGGCGGCTACCGGATGCTTCCGCTTTTCAAAAAAATAAAAAGCGTTACGGTGATTACTACCATGAATACGCCCGGCTTATTATACCGGCTCGTTTTCGGAAATGCCATCCGCAAAGCCGTCATTACCGGTACCTTTTGGAAAATGGGGTATAAAAACAGGAAGTGGATCAACTTAAGCATGGTAAAATCCACTTCTGATAAGAAAAGAAAACAATGGCTGATCCAACTGGAAAAGCGCTTTTCCGTTTTAAATTAA
- a CDS encoding Crp/Fnr family transcriptional regulator: MNKAINGAWEPFRHLFKRREIPAKTLLLREGQLSKTAYYIEKGCLRLWFNNNGKDVTFQFFFEGAGVSSVESFRTNQPSLFNLESIEPSVIHSISKKDFQFILDNSSVLRNEVQEHTFLRLIFYQQLFLSRIKDNPQKRYEELIRQQPEILQRVPQHYIASYLGITPVSLSRIRNRR, from the coding sequence ATGAACAAAGCCATCAATGGTGCGTGGGAGCCGTTCCGTCATCTTTTTAAGCGGCGGGAGATCCCGGCAAAAACCCTGCTATTGCGGGAAGGTCAGCTCTCAAAAACAGCCTACTACATTGAAAAGGGTTGTTTGCGGTTATGGTTTAACAATAATGGCAAGGATGTTACCTTCCAATTTTTCTTTGAAGGAGCAGGTGTTTCTTCTGTAGAAAGCTTCCGGACCAATCAACCCAGCCTGTTTAACCTGGAAAGCATTGAGCCTTCTGTCATCCACAGTATATCAAAAAAGGATTTTCAATTTATTTTAGACAATTCTTCCGTGTTAAGGAATGAAGTGCAGGAGCATACCTTTCTCCGATTGATTTTTTACCAGCAGTTGTTTCTTTCGCGCATTAAAGACAATCCTCAAAAACGCTACGAAGAACTGATCCGACAGCAGCCGGAGATCCTGCAGCGTGTTCCGCAGCATTATATTGCCTCCTACCTGGGCATCACGCCCGTATCGCTTAGCAGGATCCGCAACCGGCGCTGA
- a CDS encoding AMP-dependent synthetase/ligase: MTFPAFRLFDAIENQLQQFPKPNMLNAKINGQWRAYSTAEVSIVVDQLSSGLIKKGVSGNDLSTEGSDKIAIISQNRPEWIFTDLAVQQTGAILIPIYPTTNPLELEFILNESRAKFIFVSNKELLEKVRSVKNDFLQGIYTFDPIDGATHYSELIAPLSETEQQELTAIKQTITPTHTATIIYTSGTTGTPKGVMLSHANIISNIFFSKESFPFPDQPQTKALSFLPLNHIFEKTVTYIYLFSGIGIYYAESMDTIADNLREVQPDGFATVPRLLEKVYEKIMTKGKELRGIKRALFYWSVNLGTQYDNRVNKSWLYNKKLSIARRLVFSKWRAALGGNVQFIITGGAAAPEKILRIFNAAGIPVFEGYGPTEHSPVICINRKADNYIGTVGPAIEGIETMIAEDGEILVKSPCVMQGYYKRPELTAEVIRDGWLCTGDIGEWIEGRYLKITDRKKELLKTSGGKYVAPQPIENKMKESKFIEQIMVIGNDKKFVSALIVPSFPAVMDWMREQKLDIGTKEEIVKNDQVHALFRSVIDYHNTGFNHVEQIKKFHLLPDEWRVETGEMTPKLSLKRKVILEKFRKEIDELYD, translated from the coding sequence ATGACGTTTCCTGCTTTCCGTTTATTTGACGCTATTGAGAACCAACTTCAGCAATTTCCGAAACCGAATATGCTCAATGCCAAAATAAACGGACAATGGCGGGCCTATTCAACGGCGGAGGTGAGCATCGTTGTAGATCAACTGTCTTCAGGCCTGATCAAAAAAGGAGTTTCAGGAAATGATCTGTCAACCGAGGGTAGCGATAAGATCGCTATCATCAGCCAAAACAGACCTGAATGGATCTTTACTGACCTGGCAGTGCAGCAGACAGGCGCCATTTTGATTCCCATTTATCCCACAACCAACCCGCTTGAACTGGAGTTTATTTTAAATGAATCCCGTGCGAAATTTATTTTTGTAAGCAATAAAGAGCTCCTGGAGAAAGTGCGGTCTGTAAAAAATGATTTTCTCCAGGGTATTTACACGTTTGACCCTATTGATGGTGCCACGCATTATTCGGAATTGATAGCGCCACTCAGCGAAACGGAGCAACAGGAACTGACCGCCATAAAACAAACTATCACGCCAACGCATACGGCCACCATCATCTACACCTCTGGTACTACCGGCACACCCAAAGGAGTGATGCTGAGCCACGCTAATATTATCAGTAATATATTTTTTTCAAAAGAAAGTTTTCCTTTTCCGGATCAACCCCAAACAAAGGCCCTGAGCTTTCTGCCGCTTAACCACATTTTTGAAAAGACGGTTACTTATATCTATCTGTTTAGCGGTATTGGTATTTATTACGCAGAAAGTATGGATACCATCGCCGACAATTTGAGAGAAGTGCAACCCGATGGTTTTGCTACCGTACCGCGTTTGCTGGAAAAAGTGTATGAAAAAATAATGACCAAGGGCAAAGAATTACGGGGCATAAAAAGAGCATTGTTTTATTGGAGCGTGAACCTGGGTACCCAATATGATAACCGTGTGAACAAGAGCTGGCTGTATAATAAAAAGCTGAGCATCGCCCGCAGGCTGGTGTTCAGCAAATGGCGCGCAGCGCTGGGCGGCAATGTCCAGTTTATTATCACCGGTGGCGCTGCGGCGCCCGAAAAAATATTGCGCATTTTTAATGCGGCGGGTATTCCCGTTTTTGAAGGATACGGTCCTACCGAGCATAGCCCGGTGATTTGTATTAACCGGAAGGCAGACAATTATATAGGCACGGTGGGGCCCGCTATTGAGGGTATAGAAACCATGATCGCCGAAGATGGTGAAATACTGGTAAAAAGTCCCTGTGTAATGCAAGGCTATTATAAGCGCCCGGAGCTTACGGCTGAAGTAATACGGGATGGGTGGCTGTGCACCGGCGATATCGGAGAATGGATTGAAGGCCGGTACCTGAAAATCACCGATCGGAAAAAAGAATTGTTGAAAACCAGTGGCGGAAAGTATGTAGCCCCGCAGCCGATAGAGAACAAAATGAAGGAAAGCAAATTTATTGAACAGATCATGGTCATTGGCAATGATAAAAAATTTGTAAGCGCCCTGATCGTCCCTTCCTTTCCGGCAGTAATGGACTGGATGCGGGAGCAAAAGCTTGATATCGGCACCAAGGAGGAAATCGTAAAAAATGATCAGGTACACGCGTTGTTCCGGTCGGTGATCGATTATCATAATACCGGCTTTAACCATGTGGAACAAATAAAGAAATTTCATTTGTTACCGGATGAATGGCGCGTAGAAACCGGGGAAATGACACCCAAGCTCAGTTTGAAACGAAAAGTAATCCTGGAAAAATTCAGGAAAGAAATTGATGAGTTATACGATTAA
- a CDS encoding tetratricopeptide repeat protein, with protein MKQVFTAVLFLMGSVIAFGQEDVATVRENARKFMMSGDMDNAIMVLNKAVQTDQNNTDLQKDLALAYYYKKDYAKGLEVIKPVLNSDSADVAVYQLAGTLYRGTENAKEAEKVYKAGISKFPKAGPLYSEYGEVLDAMKNGSAAISQWEKGMEIAPSYADNYYNASIYYYKQPEGKLWAALYGEIYANMQSLNPKSNSIKQMVLDSYKQLFSSDLSQAASREKNPFAKAVLETFARQSGISAQGLTPETLAMIRTRFVLDWMNNFAKQYPFRLFEMHQQLMKDGIFDSYNQWMFGPVASQPNFEAWAAAHKDEYDKFTAFHTSRIFKMPAGQVYSNK; from the coding sequence ATGAAACAAGTATTTACTGCGGTCCTTTTTCTAATGGGATCCGTTATAGCTTTTGGCCAGGAAGATGTGGCAACCGTACGTGAAAATGCCCGAAAATTTATGATGTCCGGGGATATGGACAATGCCATTATGGTATTAAATAAAGCGGTACAAACCGATCAAAACAACACCGACCTTCAAAAAGACCTGGCGCTTGCTTATTATTACAAGAAAGATTATGCCAAGGGATTGGAAGTAATAAAACCGGTACTGAATTCGGATAGCGCGGATGTAGCAGTCTATCAGCTAGCCGGAACCCTTTATCGCGGAACAGAAAATGCCAAAGAAGCCGAAAAGGTTTACAAAGCCGGGATCTCCAAATTTCCGAAGGCGGGTCCGCTTTATAGTGAATACGGCGAGGTACTGGATGCGATGAAGAACGGGTCGGCTGCCATTTCCCAATGGGAAAAAGGGATGGAGATTGCTCCCTCTTACGCCGACAATTATTATAACGCGTCCATTTACTATTACAAACAACCGGAAGGAAAACTTTGGGCGGCATTATATGGCGAGATTTATGCGAATATGCAAAGCCTTAATCCCAAATCCAATAGTATCAAACAGATGGTGCTGGATTCTTATAAACAGCTATTCAGTTCTGATCTGTCGCAAGCGGCTTCGCGTGAAAAAAACCCGTTTGCCAAGGCGGTTTTGGAAACCTTTGCCCGGCAATCCGGTATCAGCGCCCAGGGGTTAACACCCGAAACGCTGGCTATGATCCGCACCCGGTTTGTATTGGACTGGATGAACAATTTTGCGAAACAATATCCTTTCCGTTTATTTGAAATGCATCAACAACTGATGAAGGACGGCATCTTCGATTCGTATAATCAATGGATGTTTGGACCCGTTGCCAGTCAACCCAACTTTGAAGCATGGGCTGCAGCACATAAGGATGAATACGACAAGTTCACCGCCTTTCATACCTCGCGTATATTTAAGATGCCTGCGGGCCAGGTATATTCCAATAAATAG
- a CDS encoding DUF1015 domain-containing protein: MITIKPFSALRPDKAIAAQLASPPYDVLSSGEARALAKNNPVSFLHITKAEIDLPADTPVHSKAVYEKARENLDAFIKQGRLFQEAQPCYYIYRLTWNGRSQTGLVAASSVADYENGLIKKHEFTRPEKEQDRIDHMRTIGAQTGKVFLAYKNVAALDLLVSDWKTNHQPAYDFTATDGVQHTVWVVNAAEIITTITRLFKDKVPATYIADGHHRAASAAKVSKALPDHPEAAFFLTVIFPASELAIMDYNRVVKDLNGYAAATFIKALQEDFEVAASAVAVTPEAPHEFGMYLEGNWYTLKSRGGSYSEDPVGVLDVSILSENILKKLLAIQDQRTDTRIDFVGGIRGMGELERRVNNGEMQVAFSLYPVSIQQLFAIADRGAVMPPKSTWFEPKLRDGLLTHLF; this comes from the coding sequence ATGATAACGATCAAACCGTTTTCGGCCCTGCGGCCAGACAAAGCAATTGCCGCTCAGCTTGCTTCACCCCCCTATGATGTTTTAAGCAGCGGGGAAGCGAGGGCTTTGGCAAAAAACAACCCGGTCTCATTTCTGCACATTACGAAAGCGGAAATAGACCTGCCCGCAGACACGCCGGTGCACAGCAAAGCAGTTTATGAAAAAGCCAGGGAAAACCTGGATGCTTTTATCAAACAGGGACGCCTTTTCCAGGAAGCGCAACCTTGCTATTATATTTACCGGCTGACCTGGAACGGCAGAAGCCAAACAGGTCTGGTGGCAGCCTCCTCTGTGGCCGACTATGAAAACGGGCTGATCAAAAAACATGAATTTACCCGGCCGGAAAAGGAACAGGACCGCATTGATCATATGCGAACGATCGGGGCGCAAACCGGCAAGGTGTTCCTGGCTTATAAGAATGTAGCGGCGCTGGATCTATTGGTCAGCGATTGGAAAACCAACCACCAGCCGGCGTATGATTTTACCGCAACAGACGGTGTGCAACATACGGTTTGGGTTGTTAACGCCGCGGAAATTATAACTACTATTACCCGCCTGTTTAAAGACAAGGTTCCCGCCACCTATATTGCAGACGGCCATCATCGCGCAGCTTCTGCGGCCAAAGTAAGCAAAGCGCTGCCGGATCATCCTGAAGCAGCTTTTTTTCTCACCGTCATTTTTCCTGCAAGTGAACTTGCCATTATGGATTATAACCGTGTGGTGAAAGATCTGAACGGCTATGCTGCAGCAACATTCATAAAAGCTTTACAGGAAGACTTTGAAGTTGCCGCCAGTGCTGTTGCTGTTACCCCCGAAGCACCGCACGAATTTGGCATGTACCTGGAAGGGAACTGGTACACGCTTAAAAGCCGCGGCGGCAGTTATTCCGAAGATCCGGTGGGTGTGTTAGATGTATCGATCCTTTCCGAAAATATACTGAAAAAGCTATTGGCTATTCAAGACCAGCGAACAGATACACGTATTGACTTTGTGGGTGGCATCCGGGGAATGGGGGAACTGGAACGGCGGGTAAACAACGGTGAAATGCAGGTCGCTTTTAGCCTGTATCCAGTAAGCATTCAGCAACTATTTGCCATTGCTGACAGGGGCGCCGTAATGCCACCAAAAAGCACCTGGTTTGAACCCAAATTAAGGGACGGGTTATTGACGCATTTGTTTTGA
- a CDS encoding DUF502 domain-containing protein has protein sequence MASIENSDDDGFVKKLFRYFIQGLIILAPIALTIYILYLFFNWVDNFLRPFIGIPGLGFIIIIAFIFFIGWVSSSIIMEALLNFLDHWLERTPGIKILYTSAKDFFRAFAGDKKKFTQPVLANIFGSDVWVLGFVTDEMMEKFHLGDDMIGVYVPHSYAFSGQLYILPRAKVKIIDNISAGDAMKYTVTGGVVEMDTKKA, from the coding sequence TTCCGTTATTTTATACAGGGGCTTATTATACTGGCGCCCATCGCCCTCACTATTTACATCCTGTACCTGTTTTTTAACTGGGTGGATAATTTCCTGCGGCCTTTTATCGGCATTCCCGGTCTGGGCTTTATTATTATTATTGCCTTTATCTTTTTTATCGGATGGGTCAGCAGCTCCATCATAATGGAGGCCCTGCTCAATTTTCTGGATCACTGGCTGGAGCGTACCCCCGGCATTAAGATCCTTTACACTTCGGCTAAAGATTTTTTCCGCGCCTTTGCCGGCGATAAGAAAAAATTTACGCAACCGGTACTGGCCAATATATTTGGGAGCGATGTGTGGGTGTTGGGATTTGTTACCGACGAAATGATGGAGAAGTTTCATTTAGGCGATGATATGATCGGCGTTTATGTGCCCCATTCTTACGCTTTTTCGGGTCAGTTATATATTTTACCCAGAGCAAAAGTAAAAATCATAGACAATATCAGTGCCGGCGACGCCATGAAATACACCGTTACCGGCGGTGTTGTGGAGATGGATACAAAGAAAGCATAA